One window of the Rhodococcus sovatensis genome contains the following:
- a CDS encoding DUF6918 family protein, whose product MVAALKESLLDESKRDVLLSDVLALIDAEVSDKKGASGLAVKGGYGAVKKVGPSYIEKAVEALWPDFVDQLEPFWQSYNAAPAGSFADYLVANSDQVSNALLSVTDSRIEDTDKSVVKKFYGSLRGSAQKNVAEALPRLGDLVTKYAA is encoded by the coding sequence GTGGTTGCTGCACTGAAGGAATCGTTGCTCGACGAGTCGAAGCGCGATGTTCTATTGTCCGACGTTCTGGCGCTGATCGACGCCGAGGTCTCGGACAAGAAGGGAGCCAGCGGCCTCGCGGTCAAGGGTGGGTACGGCGCGGTCAAGAAGGTCGGACCGTCGTACATCGAGAAGGCCGTCGAGGCGCTGTGGCCTGACTTCGTCGACCAGCTCGAGCCGTTCTGGCAGTCGTACAACGCGGCGCCGGCCGGTTCGTTCGCGGACTACCTCGTCGCGAACTCGGATCAGGTGTCGAACGCGCTGCTGTCGGTCACCGATTCGCGTATCGAGGACACGGACAAGAGCGTCGTGAAGAAGTTCTACGGCAGCCTGCGAGGGTCGGCGCAGAAGAACGTCGCCGAGGCGCTGCCGCGTCTGGGTGATCTGGTCACCAAGTACGCCGCGTAG
- the menD gene encoding 2-succinyl-5-enolpyruvyl-6-hydroxy-3-cyclohexene-1-carboxylic-acid synthase, producing the protein MNPSSAQAAAVVDELVRGGVRDVVLCPGSRNAPLAFALQEADGAGRLRLHMRIDERTAGFLAIGLILGGGRPVPVVMTSGTAVANLGPAVLEANYARMPLVVLSANRPYEMLGTGANQTVEQLGLFGSQVRATISLGLAEDGAGQNSQWRSAVCRVLAAARGTRSGNAGPVHFDIPLREPLVPDLADVVPAPAGRADNAAWTTTQQATLDVPVDIDLSVDTIVVSGHGAALRPELAGLPTVAEPTAPLHGLPLHPLALSQLKPRQAIITGRPTLHRPVSSLLADPAVDVFALTTGPRWPDVSGNVLATGTRAVVSGSPRPEWLSRCTDLSARADLAVRDQLAAHPKPTGLHVAATVMSSLRDGDQLLLGASNPVRDAALVSYPTPGVRVLSNRGVAGIDGTVSTAVGAALAREGRTIALMGDLTFLHDAAGLLIGTGEPRPIDLTIVVANDDGGGIFELLEQGDPQYAGAFERVFGTPHGMDLAALCAAYRITHRSVDGAELAVALEGAADGIRVLEVTTERSGLRELHAGIRARL; encoded by the coding sequence GTGAACCCGTCCAGCGCCCAGGCCGCAGCCGTCGTCGATGAACTCGTCCGCGGCGGTGTACGAGATGTGGTTCTGTGTCCGGGGTCGCGGAATGCACCGCTTGCGTTCGCATTGCAGGAGGCCGACGGCGCTGGTCGGCTGCGGCTGCACATGCGCATCGACGAGCGCACCGCCGGCTTCTTGGCGATCGGTTTGATTCTGGGCGGGGGGCGCCCGGTGCCAGTGGTCATGACGTCGGGAACCGCTGTCGCGAATCTCGGACCTGCGGTTCTCGAAGCGAACTACGCACGGATGCCGCTGGTCGTGCTCAGCGCGAATCGCCCGTACGAAATGCTCGGCACAGGTGCGAACCAGACCGTCGAGCAGCTCGGGTTGTTCGGCAGCCAGGTCCGGGCGACGATCAGCCTCGGTCTCGCCGAGGACGGCGCAGGCCAGAACAGTCAGTGGCGCAGCGCGGTGTGCCGGGTGCTCGCTGCGGCCCGCGGAACTCGCTCCGGGAACGCCGGTCCGGTGCACTTCGACATTCCGCTCCGTGAGCCGCTGGTTCCCGACCTCGCCGACGTCGTTCCCGCCCCTGCCGGACGGGCAGATAACGCCGCCTGGACGACGACGCAGCAGGCGACGCTCGACGTGCCGGTCGACATCGATCTGTCGGTCGACACCATCGTCGTCTCCGGTCACGGCGCCGCCCTGCGCCCCGAGTTGGCAGGCCTACCGACGGTCGCGGAGCCCACGGCGCCGCTGCACGGCCTTCCGTTGCATCCTCTCGCGTTGTCGCAGCTGAAGCCGCGCCAGGCGATCATCACCGGCCGTCCGACGCTGCATCGGCCAGTGTCATCGCTGCTCGCCGATCCTGCGGTCGACGTCTTCGCACTGACGACGGGTCCGCGCTGGCCCGATGTCTCCGGCAACGTGCTGGCGACCGGAACCCGTGCCGTCGTCTCGGGCAGTCCTCGACCCGAGTGGCTGTCCAGGTGCACCGACCTGTCGGCCCGAGCCGACCTCGCCGTACGAGATCAGTTGGCCGCGCACCCCAAGCCGACGGGGTTGCACGTCGCTGCCACCGTCATGTCCTCGCTTCGCGACGGAGACCAGCTGTTGCTCGGCGCATCGAACCCGGTCCGCGACGCTGCACTCGTCAGCTATCCGACGCCGGGTGTTCGGGTGCTGTCCAACCGCGGCGTGGCGGGCATCGACGGGACGGTGTCGACGGCCGTCGGCGCCGCGCTCGCAAGAGAGGGGCGCACGATCGCCCTGATGGGCGATCTGACGTTTCTCCATGACGCGGCGGGCTTGCTCATTGGCACCGGTGAACCACGCCCGATCGATCTGACGATCGTGGTTGCCAACGACGACGGCGGTGGCATCTTCGAGCTGTTGGAACAGGGAGATCCGCAGTACGCCGGCGCGTTCGAGCGAGTCTTCGGGACACCGCACGGGATGGATCTGGCGGCACTGTGTGCCGCATACCGCATCACGCACCGCAGTGTGGACGGCGCGGAGTTGGCCGTTGCGCTCGAGGGGGCCGCGGACGGGATCCGTGTTCTCGAAGTGACGACGGAACGCTCGGGTCTACGCGAACTTCACGCCGGAATTCGCGCGCGCCTCTAG
- a CDS encoding DUF2505 domain-containing protein, giving the protein MSRDFEFTIASVHTTADVHQALTSEDQWLARFATAEKTDGYELITHADGAFTVDISEEVGTSELPGFVKKVIKGKLLITRTDHWGPLVGDIADGTLAGGTSSIPAKVAGTMALRPDGEGSILTVRGTSTVKIPLIGGKIESLIVDMIKDMVDRETRETVEWAQNQNQGEEES; this is encoded by the coding sequence ATGTCTCGCGACTTCGAGTTCACGATCGCCTCCGTACACACCACTGCCGACGTGCACCAGGCACTGACCAGTGAGGATCAGTGGCTCGCCCGCTTCGCGACCGCCGAGAAGACCGACGGATACGAGCTGATCACGCACGCGGACGGCGCATTCACCGTCGACATCTCGGAGGAAGTCGGAACGTCGGAACTGCCGGGCTTCGTCAAGAAAGTCATCAAGGGCAAGCTTCTGATCACCCGTACCGACCATTGGGGACCCCTCGTCGGAGATATCGCCGACGGCACCCTGGCGGGCGGGACCTCGTCGATCCCGGCGAAGGTCGCAGGCACGATGGCGCTGCGTCCGGACGGGGAAGGTTCGATTCTTACTGTGCGAGGCACGTCGACCGTCAAGATCCCACTGATCGGCGGCAAGATCGAGTCGCTCATCGTCGACATGATCAAGGACATGGTCGATCGAGAAACCCGCGAGACGGTCGAGTGGGCGCAAAACCAGAACCAGGGCGAGGAAGAGAGCTAG
- a CDS encoding flavin reductase family protein has product MRTVFDPSEMPPGGFYPLLTSSVVPRPIAWVSTLSADGVANLAPYSFFSVSSSNPPVVQFTSVGRKDSLRNIESTGEFVINLATEHLAEQVNASSAGYEHGISEWAELGIVGEPSDKVAPPRVAESPIAIEATLHRVVEVGNSFVVMGRVVALAVREEFIADDGLPSFEKIAPLSRLGRNEWGLPPQVRLIDRPGTPS; this is encoded by the coding sequence GTGCGAACTGTCTTCGATCCGTCCGAGATGCCGCCCGGCGGCTTCTATCCCCTGCTCACGTCATCTGTCGTGCCGCGGCCCATCGCCTGGGTATCGACCCTTTCCGCGGACGGCGTGGCCAATCTCGCGCCGTACAGCTTCTTTTCGGTGTCCTCGTCGAACCCACCTGTAGTGCAATTCACGTCCGTCGGCCGCAAGGACAGCCTGCGAAACATCGAGTCGACAGGCGAGTTCGTCATCAACCTGGCGACCGAACATCTCGCCGAACAGGTGAACGCTTCCTCTGCTGGGTACGAGCACGGCATCAGTGAATGGGCAGAACTCGGAATCGTCGGTGAACCGAGCGACAAGGTCGCCCCTCCCCGAGTCGCAGAATCCCCCATCGCCATCGAGGCGACGCTGCATCGCGTCGTCGAGGTCGGCAACTCGTTCGTCGTCATGGGACGCGTCGTCGCCCTTGCCGTGCGCGAGGAGTTCATCGCCGACGATGGGCTCCCGTCGTTCGAAAAGATCGCGCCCTTGAGCCGTCTCGGTCGCAACGAATGGGGTCTGCCACCGCAGGTGCGCTTGATCGACCGGCCCGGCACTCCTTCTTGA
- a CDS encoding AbrB family transcriptional regulator, whose protein sequence is MTRWLSLIVVTVVLTLGASQLGVPSAGLFVALFVAVVFALAGWAPSSGVPRKVGITAQAILGVEIGTLVQRDTLSTLGDNWVPVVLACIGTLVLSLAAGALLGLRRDVDTITGALALVAGGASGLVAIAQELGGDERVVAVVQYLRVVLVTTTMPIVATVAFSARGTDRIVVDAVDAPWLVDLLFVVICGALGYAGAVLARLPAPGLLGPLIATTAADLLGFSFGAGVPPLLLVAAYIGIGWQAGLRFTMDSLRSISRVLPTALLLIIGITVGCALLGLWLTASTSITAYEGYLATTPGGVYAVLAVAASTGANVTFVVAAQVIRVFMMLFAVPVGTKIVRHYREK, encoded by the coding sequence TTGACCCGCTGGCTCTCCCTGATCGTTGTCACCGTCGTTCTGACGCTCGGTGCGTCGCAGCTCGGGGTGCCCTCGGCCGGCCTCTTCGTCGCCCTGTTCGTCGCCGTCGTCTTCGCGCTGGCCGGCTGGGCGCCGTCCTCCGGCGTCCCCAGGAAAGTCGGCATCACCGCGCAGGCGATTCTCGGCGTCGAGATCGGCACCCTCGTGCAGCGCGACACTCTGTCCACCCTCGGTGACAACTGGGTCCCTGTCGTGCTCGCGTGCATCGGGACCTTGGTGTTGTCTCTCGCGGCGGGCGCTCTGCTCGGACTCCGGCGCGACGTCGACACGATCACCGGTGCCCTCGCCCTCGTCGCGGGCGGTGCGTCAGGTCTGGTTGCCATTGCCCAGGAACTCGGCGGCGACGAACGGGTCGTCGCAGTGGTGCAGTACCTACGGGTCGTTCTCGTGACGACCACGATGCCGATCGTCGCGACGGTGGCGTTCTCGGCGCGAGGAACCGATCGCATCGTCGTCGATGCCGTGGACGCACCCTGGCTCGTCGATCTGCTGTTCGTGGTCATCTGCGGCGCTCTCGGTTACGCGGGCGCGGTGCTCGCCAGGCTTCCCGCGCCGGGTCTGCTCGGTCCGCTGATCGCTACGACCGCGGCCGATCTGCTCGGATTCTCGTTCGGCGCGGGCGTTCCACCGCTGCTGTTGGTGGCGGCCTACATCGGTATCGGTTGGCAGGCCGGCTTGCGCTTCACGATGGACAGTCTGCGATCGATCTCCAGGGTGCTGCCGACCGCGCTGCTACTGATCATCGGCATCACCGTCGGGTGTGCACTTCTGGGTCTGTGGCTCACTGCGTCGACGTCCATCACCGCCTACGAGGGCTACCTCGCCACGACGCCAGGAGGGGTATACGCCGTCCTCGCCGTCGCGGCTTCCACGGGCGCCAACGTGACCTTCGTCGTCGCTGCCCAGGTGATCAGGGTGTTCATGATGCTCTTCGCCGTCCCCGTCGGCACGAAGATCGTCCGGCACTATCGGGAGAAGTGA
- a CDS encoding DUF2252 domain-containing protein, with the protein MDSKSYATLRARTTPRAERYEMGKSLREHVSRESMGDWSPPADRHDPIRQIEHSHEGRIDWLIPVRVERMTESPYGFLRGTAIVMARDVALLPSTGITPVISGDSHLGNFGFYASPERDLVIDLNDFDEAHPGAWEWDLRRLAASIWVAGRQNGRTEDQCEEAVAACVRAYRVEVSRLADEPLMSRSFQRLTAEKLQSDATEGSLRKEIKRATKKARRRTSDRVLPRFTEEHEGTRRLVEEPPITTRLPARDEELLAQGLDDYLQTLSPHWRRVLGGYTLIDVAHRVVGVGSVGLRAYVALLEGSSPDDVVFLQLKQARRSVLAPYVHGESAWHAHQGQRVVEYQQDLQTVSDPLLGWTTIDGRQYYVRQFRNMKGTIDLGSIDAPALVDYAGVVGRLLAKGHARTSGASMIAGYTGDSDILDIALCRFARLYADQTESDHALLVEAVKKGRFAQP; encoded by the coding sequence ATGGACAGCAAGTCCTACGCCACGCTGCGGGCGAGGACGACGCCTCGCGCCGAGCGGTACGAGATGGGCAAGAGCCTGCGTGAACACGTCTCGCGTGAGTCGATGGGCGACTGGTCTCCCCCAGCGGACCGTCACGACCCGATCAGGCAGATCGAACATTCCCACGAGGGTCGGATCGACTGGCTCATTCCGGTCCGGGTCGAGCGGATGACCGAGTCACCATACGGTTTCCTGCGGGGAACGGCGATCGTCATGGCCCGCGACGTCGCCCTGCTCCCGTCGACGGGCATCACCCCGGTCATCAGCGGTGATTCGCACCTCGGAAATTTCGGGTTCTACGCGTCGCCCGAGCGCGATCTCGTCATCGATCTCAACGACTTCGACGAGGCACATCCCGGCGCCTGGGAATGGGATCTACGACGCCTCGCCGCAAGCATCTGGGTGGCAGGCCGACAGAACGGGCGGACCGAGGACCAGTGTGAGGAAGCCGTCGCGGCGTGTGTTCGGGCATATCGGGTCGAGGTGTCGCGATTGGCCGACGAGCCGCTGATGTCGCGCTCGTTCCAGCGTCTCACTGCGGAGAAATTACAGTCCGACGCCACCGAGGGCTCGTTGCGCAAGGAGATCAAGAGGGCGACCAAGAAAGCTCGCAGGCGAACGAGCGATCGCGTGTTGCCGCGGTTCACCGAAGAGCACGAGGGCACCCGGCGGCTCGTGGAGGAACCACCCATCACGACACGCCTTCCGGCTCGTGACGAGGAACTGTTGGCGCAGGGACTGGACGACTATCTGCAGACGCTGTCGCCGCATTGGCGTCGAGTGCTCGGCGGGTACACGCTGATCGACGTGGCCCACCGAGTGGTGGGCGTCGGAAGTGTCGGTCTGCGCGCCTACGTGGCGCTGCTCGAGGGCAGTAGTCCGGACGATGTGGTGTTCCTTCAGCTCAAGCAGGCGCGACGCTCGGTGCTGGCGCCGTACGTGCACGGCGAGTCGGCGTGGCACGCGCACCAAGGACAACGCGTCGTCGAGTACCAGCAGGATCTGCAAACCGTCAGCGATCCACTGCTCGGGTGGACGACGATCGACGGTCGTCAGTATTACGTCCGGCAGTTCCGGAACATGAAGGGAACGATCGATCTCGGCTCGATCGACGCACCCGCGCTCGTGGACTACGCAGGCGTCGTCGGCCGGTTGCTTGCCAAGGGACACGCACGCACGAGTGGGGCGTCGATGATCGCGGGATACACAGGAGATTCCGACATCCTCGATATCGCGCTGTGCCGGTTCGCGCGGCTGTATGCAGATCAAACCGAATCCGACCACGCGCTGTTGGTGGAGGCAGTGAAGAAGGGCCGCTTCGCTCAACCGTGA